One genomic segment of Peribacillus sp. FSL H8-0477 includes these proteins:
- the dapA gene encoding 4-hydroxy-tetrahydrodipicolinate synthase, with the protein MIDFGRVSTAMVTPFDKKGNLDFGKTATLINYLIENGSDSLVIAGTTGESPTLSAEEKIALLRHVVNVVDKRVPVIMGTGSNNTYASIELTKRAEANGADAVMLVAPYYSKTNQEGLYQHFKAIAESTALPVMLYNIPGRSAVNIEPETICRLSRITNIVAVKEASGNLNAMTEIIANTDEDFRLYSGDDALTLPVLAIGGAGVVSVASHVVGNDMQQMIQSFVTGDLREAAREHQRLLPLTTALFAAPNPTPVKTALQLSGIDVGGVRLPLVPLTEQERTTLSDLLSK; encoded by the coding sequence ATGATTGACTTTGGAAGAGTGTCAACAGCGATGGTTACGCCATTTGATAAAAAGGGTAACCTTGACTTTGGCAAGACTGCCACGCTGATTAATTACTTAATTGAAAACGGCTCAGATTCATTGGTTATTGCTGGAACGACAGGGGAATCTCCAACGCTTTCAGCAGAAGAAAAAATTGCTCTGCTCCGCCATGTTGTAAACGTCGTGGATAAGCGGGTTCCTGTTATTATGGGGACAGGGAGTAACAACACATATGCTTCAATCGAGTTAACGAAAAGGGCAGAAGCGAACGGTGCGGATGCAGTGATGCTGGTAGCTCCTTATTATAGTAAAACGAATCAAGAGGGACTGTATCAGCATTTTAAGGCGATTGCAGAAAGTACTGCCCTGCCGGTAATGCTGTATAATATTCCCGGCCGTTCCGCTGTTAATATTGAACCTGAAACGATTTGCAGGCTTTCTAGAATCACTAATATTGTCGCAGTTAAAGAAGCGAGCGGTAATTTGAACGCCATGACTGAAATAATTGCGAATACGGACGAAGACTTCCGATTATACAGCGGGGACGATGCACTTACCCTTCCTGTGTTAGCCATTGGAGGCGCAGGGGTAGTATCTGTTGCTTCTCATGTTGTAGGAAATGATATGCAGCAGATGATTCAATCCTTCGTAACGGGCGACCTAAGGGAGGCTGCTAGAGAACACCAGAGGCTCTTGCCGCTGACTACTGCTTTGTTTGCAGCACCTAACCCTACGCCTGTTAAAACCGCTCTACAGCTCTCTGGTATTGATGTCGGAGGTGTACGGCTTCCGCTGGTTCCACTAACTGAACAAGAAAGAACAACTTTAAGCGATCTGTTGTCTAAATAA
- the asd gene encoding aspartate-semialdehyde dehydrogenase, translating into MVEIQGLNIAVIGATGAVGKQMIKTLESRNLPIKNLLLLSSARSAGKKVTFKNKEYVVQEAKPESFEGIDIALFSAGGNVSKELAPAAVERGAIVIDNTSAFRMAVDVPLVVPEVNEQDLLKHNGIIANPNCSTIQMVAALEPLRKAYGISKVVVSTYQAVSGAGAAAIAELKEQSRDLLEGKEIEPKILPVGSGENHYQIAFNVIPQIDKFEENGFTFEEMKMINETKKIMHMPELSVAATCVRLPVETGHSESVYVEINTDGISAGDIKELLKEAPGVVLQDDPDNQVYPMPATSVGKNEVFVGRIRKDLDESKGFHLWIVSDNLLKGAAWNSVQIAESLLKLKLVTSK; encoded by the coding sequence ATGGTAGAGATACAGGGACTAAACATAGCAGTTATTGGAGCAACCGGTGCGGTTGGAAAGCAGATGATTAAAACACTTGAATCTAGAAATCTGCCGATAAAAAATCTTCTTCTCTTATCCTCGGCTCGTTCAGCAGGGAAAAAAGTTACCTTTAAAAATAAAGAATACGTTGTTCAGGAAGCAAAACCTGAAAGCTTTGAAGGAATAGATATTGCTTTATTCAGTGCAGGAGGAAATGTATCAAAAGAATTAGCTCCTGCAGCCGTAGAACGCGGAGCAATCGTAATCGATAATACAAGCGCTTTTCGTATGGCAGTGGATGTTCCGCTCGTCGTCCCAGAAGTAAATGAACAGGATCTTCTTAAACATAATGGCATTATAGCTAATCCGAACTGCTCAACTATTCAAATGGTAGCAGCCTTAGAACCGCTGCGCAAAGCATATGGAATAAGCAAAGTAGTTGTTTCAACCTATCAGGCTGTGTCTGGGGCAGGAGCCGCTGCTATTGCAGAATTAAAGGAGCAGTCACGTGACCTTCTTGAAGGCAAGGAAATTGAACCTAAAATTCTTCCGGTAGGCAGTGGGGAGAATCATTACCAAATTGCTTTTAATGTTATCCCGCAGATTGATAAGTTTGAAGAAAATGGGTTTACATTTGAAGAAATGAAAATGATTAATGAAACTAAAAAAATTATGCACATGCCGGAGTTGAGTGTGGCAGCTACTTGTGTACGTCTCCCTGTAGAAACAGGTCATTCTGAGTCTGTTTACGTTGAAATTAACACGGATGGGATTTCAGCAGGAGATATTAAAGAATTACTGAAAGAAGCGCCGGGAGTTGTTCTTCAAGATGATCCGGATAATCAAGTTTATCCTATGCCTGCCACATCCGTTGGCAAAAATGAAGTATTTGTCGGAAGAATAAGAAAAGACCTTGATGAATCAAAAGGCTTCCATTTATGGATTGTCTCTGATAACCTTCTAAAAGGAGCGGCGTGGAATTCTGTACAAATTGCAGAAAGCCTGCTTAAATTAAAATTAGTGACTAGTAAATAA
- the dapG gene encoding aspartate kinase — MKIIVQKFGGTSVRDEGSRSHAKRHIKKAISEGYKVVAVVSAMGRAGEPYATDTLLSLAGGTESKLTKREQDLMLSVGETISSIVFTNMLLQHDIKATAFTGAQAGFHTNGDHTNAKIMEMKCERLVKELETNDVVVVAGFQGAAKTGDITTIGRGGSDTSAAALGAALSAEWVDIFTDVEGIMTADPRIAEHARPLSVVTYNEVCNMAYQGAKVIHPRAVEIAMQAKVPIRIRSTYTDGIGTLVTNVTKGTKGSDIRERLVTGIAHVSNITQIKVKAKKDQYNLQSEVFKAMAKASISVDFINISPNAVVYTVTEEMTERAIETLTNMGYEPFVERNCAKVSVVGGGINGVPGVASKIVTALSEKGIGILQSADSHTTIWVLVKAEDLVEAVNSLHDAFHLHEDASASPLTER, encoded by the coding sequence ATGAAAATCATCGTCCAGAAATTCGGGGGAACCTCTGTCCGTGACGAGGGAAGCCGTTCACATGCTAAGCGACATATAAAAAAAGCAATAAGTGAAGGCTATAAGGTAGTGGCTGTAGTCTCAGCAATGGGCAGAGCAGGGGAACCGTACGCAACTGACACACTACTTTCTCTTGCGGGAGGAACTGAAAGTAAATTAACCAAACGTGAACAGGATTTAATGCTCTCGGTCGGAGAGACAATTTCTTCCATAGTTTTTACGAATATGCTTCTTCAGCATGATATAAAAGCTACAGCTTTTACAGGTGCTCAAGCTGGTTTCCATACGAACGGCGATCATACCAATGCTAAAATAATGGAAATGAAGTGTGAACGGCTGGTAAAAGAATTAGAGACCAATGATGTTGTTGTGGTTGCCGGGTTCCAGGGAGCTGCGAAAACGGGTGACATTACGACAATTGGCCGCGGTGGCAGCGATACCTCTGCAGCTGCACTAGGTGCAGCACTTTCCGCTGAATGGGTTGATATCTTTACTGATGTTGAGGGAATCATGACAGCCGATCCTCGGATAGCTGAACATGCAAGACCGCTTTCAGTCGTTACGTATAATGAAGTATGTAATATGGCATACCAGGGAGCTAAAGTGATTCATCCTAGAGCGGTGGAAATCGCTATGCAGGCAAAAGTTCCGATTCGAATTCGATCCACTTATACAGATGGTATCGGAACACTGGTAACTAATGTGACCAAGGGTACAAAGGGCAGCGATATCCGCGAAAGGTTAGTAACCGGTATTGCTCATGTTTCTAATATCACCCAAATTAAGGTGAAAGCAAAAAAAGATCAATACAACTTGCAATCAGAGGTCTTTAAAGCCATGGCAAAAGCTTCAATCAGTGTTGATTTTATCAATATATCACCAAATGCGGTCGTTTATACGGTGACGGAAGAAATGACTGAACGAGCTATTGAAACATTGACGAACATGGGCTATGAGCCTTTTGTTGAACGAAACTGCGCGAAGGTGTCTGTTGTCGGCGGCGGGATAAATGGTGTGCCAGGAGTAGCGTCTAAAATCGTCACAGCCCTTTCAGAAAAAGGAATTGGAATTCTTCAGTCTGCAGACAGCCATACAACTATTTGGGTGCTGGTAAAAGCTGAAGACCTAGTGGAAGCTGTAAACTCACTTCATGATGCTTTCCATTTACATGAAGATGCGTCGGCATCTCCACTGACAGAAAGATAG
- the dpaA gene encoding dipicolinic acid synthetase subunit A: MLTGMQIAVIGGDARQLEVIRKLTEMDAKLSLIGFEQLDHAFTGAVKEKVEDVDFSEVDTIILPVPGTNLEGKVETIFSNEEVYLTDEVLSKTPSHCTIYSGISNTYLDTLVKKTNRRLVLLFERDDVAIYNSIPTTEGTIMMAIQHTDFTIHGSTIAVLGLGRVGMTTARTFQAMGAKVKVGARKSEDIARIIEMGLTPFHFNELVHVMRDVDICVNTVPHPILTASVLAAMPVHTLIIDLASKPGGTDFRYAEKRGIKALLAPSLPGIVAPKTAGRILANALSQLIQEDLKNERGKKK; the protein is encoded by the coding sequence ATGCTAACAGGCATGCAAATTGCAGTAATAGGTGGAGATGCGCGTCAGCTTGAGGTTATCCGTAAATTAACCGAAATGGATGCGAAGCTTAGTTTAATAGGCTTTGAACAACTCGATCACGCCTTTACTGGTGCAGTCAAAGAGAAGGTTGAAGATGTTGATTTTTCTGAAGTAGATACCATTATCCTGCCTGTTCCTGGAACGAATCTCGAGGGAAAGGTGGAAACCATCTTTTCGAATGAAGAAGTGTACCTTACAGATGAAGTCCTTTCTAAAACTCCGTCGCATTGTACGATTTATTCCGGAATCAGCAATACTTATTTAGATACGCTAGTTAAAAAGACCAATCGTCGTTTAGTTTTGCTATTTGAACGAGATGATGTCGCTATCTATAATTCCATCCCTACTACAGAAGGGACAATTATGATGGCCATTCAGCATACTGACTTTACCATTCATGGTTCTACTATTGCCGTGCTCGGACTTGGACGTGTTGGAATGACGACCGCTAGAACCTTTCAAGCTATGGGGGCAAAAGTAAAGGTAGGGGCACGCAAGAGTGAAGATATCGCCCGCATCATAGAAATGGGGTTAACGCCATTTCATTTTAATGAGTTGGTTCATGTGATGAGGGATGTGGATATTTGTGTAAATACTGTACCCCATCCGATTCTTACAGCTAGTGTACTTGCAGCCATGCCAGTTCATACACTTATTATTGATTTAGCCTCAAAGCCTGGAGGCACTGATTTTCGCTATGCTGAAAAAAGGGGGATTAAAGCATTACTTGCACCGAGCCTTCCAGGAATTGTTGCTCCTAAAACGGCAGGACGAATCTTAGCTAATGCCTTATCACAGTTGATTCAAGAAGATTTGAAAAATGAAAGGGGAAAGAAAAAATGA
- a CDS encoding M16 family metallopeptidase has protein sequence MIKKYTCQNGARVVLENIPTVRSVAIGVWIKTGSRDETPELNGISHFLEHMFFKGTATRNAREIAEAFDSIGGQVNAFTSKEYTCYYAKVLDTHASFALEILADMFFNSTFDEEEMKKEKNVVYEEIKMYEDTPDDIVHDLLSKAVYEDNALGYPILGTESTLETFTSSTMKQYVHDFYTPDRVVISIAGNVDEKLIKEAEDFFGSYTGGTTNHVLDKPVFHQNKLTRKKETEQAHLCLGFEGLPIGDPDMYSLITLNNILGGSMSSRLFQEVREQRGLAYSVYSYHSAYQDSGMVTVYGGTGANQLNSLFETIQSTIALLKKDGISEKELRNSKEQLKGSLMLGLESTNSRMSRNGKNELLLKNHRSLDDIIYLIDEVSIESVNMLANRIFTDHYSISLVSPMDDWK, from the coding sequence TTGATTAAGAAATATACATGCCAAAACGGAGCAAGAGTTGTACTAGAAAATATCCCAACAGTCCGCTCAGTTGCAATTGGTGTATGGATTAAAACCGGTTCAAGAGATGAAACACCTGAATTAAATGGTATTTCTCACTTCTTGGAACATATGTTCTTTAAGGGGACAGCGACTCGAAATGCTAGAGAAATTGCTGAGGCGTTCGATAGCATCGGAGGGCAGGTTAATGCCTTCACTTCTAAGGAATATACTTGCTACTATGCGAAAGTCCTTGATACGCATGCTAGTTTTGCATTAGAGATTCTGGCCGATATGTTCTTCAATTCTACTTTTGATGAAGAAGAAATGAAAAAAGAAAAAAATGTTGTCTACGAAGAGATCAAGATGTATGAAGATACACCTGACGACATTGTCCATGATTTATTAAGCAAAGCTGTTTATGAGGATAACGCACTTGGTTATCCAATACTCGGAACAGAAAGTACGCTCGAAACATTTACAAGCAGCACAATGAAACAATATGTCCATGATTTTTATACTCCAGATCGTGTAGTCATTTCAATTGCTGGAAATGTAGATGAAAAATTAATTAAGGAAGCGGAAGATTTCTTTGGTTCTTATACCGGCGGTACAACGAATCATGTTCTGGATAAACCCGTTTTCCATCAAAACAAATTAACACGTAAGAAAGAAACAGAGCAGGCTCATTTATGTCTCGGTTTTGAAGGACTGCCAATAGGTGATCCTGATATGTACAGCCTGATCACGTTAAATAATATTCTTGGCGGCAGTATGAGCAGCCGGCTCTTCCAGGAAGTGCGTGAACAAAGAGGACTAGCATACTCAGTGTATTCGTATCATTCTGCATATCAAGACAGTGGAATGGTTACTGTCTATGGAGGAACAGGTGCTAATCAACTCAACAGCTTGTTCGAAACGATTCAATCGACGATTGCCTTATTAAAGAAAGATGGCATAAGTGAAAAAGAACTAAGAAATAGCAAAGAGCAGCTAAAAGGAAGTTTAATGCTAGGATTAGAATCAACAAACAGCAGAATGAGCCGTAATGGTAAAAATGAGCTGCTCCTTAAAAACCATCGTTCACTAGACGATATCATATACTTAATTGACGAAGTTTCAATTGAAAGTGTCAACATGCTTGCTAATCGTATTTTCACTGATCATTATTCAATATCCCTAGTCAGTCCGATGGATGACTGGAAATAA
- a CDS encoding dipicolinate synthase subunit B, which translates to MNLKGVRIGFGLTGSHCTYDDVYPEIEKLVNEGADVIPIVSGTVKNTETRFGKGEDWVARIEKLTGYPVVDTIVKAEPLGPKMPLACMVIAPMTGNSMSKMANALTDSPVLMAAKATMRNHRPVVLGISTNDALGLNGVNLMRLMAAKDLYFVPYGQDDPINKPNSMVARMSLIRETIVAALSGEQLQPVIIERYKEE; encoded by the coding sequence ATGAATCTAAAGGGTGTCAGAATTGGTTTTGGGTTAACGGGTTCCCATTGTACCTATGATGATGTGTATCCTGAAATAGAAAAGCTGGTTAATGAGGGAGCAGATGTCATTCCTATTGTATCTGGGACAGTAAAGAATACGGAAACTCGGTTTGGCAAAGGGGAAGATTGGGTTGCCCGTATTGAAAAATTGACGGGTTATCCTGTTGTCGATACAATTGTAAAAGCAGAACCGCTGGGACCTAAAATGCCGTTAGCTTGCATGGTCATTGCTCCTATGACGGGCAATTCGATGAGTAAGATGGCTAACGCATTGACTGACAGCCCTGTATTAATGGCTGCGAAGGCCACAATGAGGAATCACCGGCCAGTAGTTCTTGGAATTTCCACCAACGATGCATTAGGTCTTAATGGTGTTAATTTAATGAGGCTTATGGCAGCAAAAGACTTATATTTTGTTCCCTATGGGCAGGATGATCCGATTAATAAACCGAACAGTATGGTTGCAAGAATGAGTTTAATTAGAGAAACCATCGTGGCCGCGTTAAGCGGAGAACAATTGCAACCGGTCATTATTGAGCGCTATAAAGAAGAATAA